AGGAAGTCACTGCACCAGGTCTGACTTCTCAGGCATGTAGAGTGTTTTTGTTGCAGCTTTAACCTTGCTAGCAATATGGTTTTTGCAGTATGATCAACTCTGTATCTTGTTGGAGTTGGTGCTGACAAGGAAGGTTCAGGTAAGCCAAAAAAAGCTACTATTATGCTAAAAACTAGGTGTGCTGGCTGTGCTTTTTGTAGAGCCCAAGGGAAGTGATACATGTGTTGTAGAGAAGTAGGAAGGCACACTGGTGTAATTCCCCTTGAACACCTGCTGCAGTCCAGGTGCATCTACATGTTGAGACAGTGTGCTCAGGGAAGTCCAGTGTGGTCACAGTACCTGTTTAGATTAAAGGATCAGCCCTTTTGTTTTGGAGGGATGAATTGTGGAATCAGAGAATTGTTTGATTCCTCTCAACCACGTCGCTCAGGgccacatccagcctggcctcttAACACCTCTAGGGAttgggcatccacagcttctctaagCAATCTGCTCCAGTGCCTCAGCATTCTCACAGTTAAGAATCTCTTTattatatctaatctaaatcttgCTCCATTCCAGACAGTATTTAAAGCCAGGCTGGGTGGAGCTCTGTgtggcaggtgtccctgcacatgggTGGGGGGTTGAAACTAGGTGATGTttagaggtcccttccaatccaaaccatcctgtgtTTTTAAATTTCCCTTTTGCCAGTTTAatgccattccctcttgtcctatcactacatgcccttaTAAAAAGTGCCTCTCTAGCTGTCTTACAGGCTCACTTTAGGTAGAGGAGTGCTCTtgtaaggtctccctggagacttctcttcttcaggctgaataGCCCAAACTCTTCCTGCCTGTCTTCACAAGAGAGGTGCTTGAGCACTTGGATCATCTTGGTCACCTCCTCTGATGTCAGTCATTCTTCCCTCATCCACCAAAGCTGTAACTCAGTCTCAGGAGGTGAAAATTAGTTAGGCACAATTTGCCCTTAGTGGAGCCATGCTGGCTGTCATTAAACACCTCATGGCCTTCCATGAGCCTTGGCATAGTTTCCATAAGGATCTGCACCTTGATCTGGCCAGGCAGAGGTGAGACTGACCAAGCTCTGACCAACTTCTGCAGTTcttcttctgttcctttttaAAAACGAGCTGCCATAACTTCTCAAATACAATGTGGCTTAGTCACTTCTCCTGACAGTTTCCTCAGGACCCATGAATGTATCTCATTGAGTCCCACTGATTTGTGCACTTTCACATCCCTTGGGTGGTCTCACACCGGGATTTTTCCTACATCAGGTTCTTCACTCTCACAGTCCCTTCCTTTGCTTTCTGTGACTTGTGTGGTCAGGCTGGAGCACTTGCCAGTGCAGACCAAGGCAAAAAAGAGCATTGAGTACCTCAACGTTTTTCATGACCTTGGCAGCcatgtctttcttttccttcgAGAGAGGACCATTCATTTGTCAATATTTTGAGTTCTCTTGCATTTATAAATTGTCCTGCTTCTCAGAACATTTTAGTCTTGGCTATTGTTACTatctctaaattaaaaaaaaaaaaaaaaaattaaaaatctatgGGAAAcctttaaaatgcaaaactaaGAGAAAACCTTTTGTTTCCTAACAGTGTTTTACATGTCTAATTGTGGTGGTTCCTCTCCCCACCCTGAGACCACACTATAATCTGAGAAATGAACAAACTTTACAACATCCTTCCTCCTTGATTCATCAGATCCCTGCTTACATAATTTCTATATTTACCTCTTCATCCCAAGATACTGATATTCTCAAGGTTCTTTCCATTCTCAGATGCtggctttttcttttgtaatatTGGGGGCTGCCTACATAAATATATTGCTTAAGATGCACTGCAGCCTAAGCAGTTGAAATTCACACTCTTAATTAAGTTGATTTGTTttccattcagaaaaaaaaaaaaaaaagaagaaatggttTAACTTTTGggcatttaacatttttttttgtaactgaaCACACAAACATTAATTCTACACTTTTCATGTCACCTTATATAAGCCAAAGcacatttattaatttttttcttcgtAGGTTGttacttctgattttttttccacttcatttCCATATCCACTGTGCTTTCTCCAAATCTTATCCTTGGTAACTGTTGCCACATGCAGTAGTCCCTGAAATTGCTATGCGTAAACCTTTTTAAACAGTAAAATTGCGTAACTTATTTTAACACTTTTGTAAACTTTCTTGGAAAATTTCATTTGACTTGAATCCATTTTAATCTGAGAGCTAAGGcagattttaaataaagttttgCAGAATTTAGAGGAAATTTACCACATCTGCTTTGAGCTAATATGATGTCTAAAAATACCAGTTTCAAAATCAGATAAGTGTAGTTTGCAATTACACATTTTGATTGAGTCTGACGTGACATCATGTgtatttttctatgtttttttttccttcctcacaGATAATTTTGCCCACAGAACAGCAGTCCGGCATGCACTAGCAAATGACAAAGACTGGCAGGGAAAATtcatctctgcagctctccCCTTGGTAGAGAAGCAGCACAATGAGGTCGCTTATCTGGTGCCCTGGTGTCAGCTCGGGAAGCCTTCAAAGGAAGGGGGTGagcttatctttttttttttgattaaaGTTACTGCCAGTAACAAAAAATGGCTTAAAGTTTAAACCAGGTACTGCACCGTTTTATGACGCTTCACGTAACAAACGTACATACGTGCACCCATGTGGAAAAGGTGACATGGTGAGGCACAGGGTTTTTCAAAAGGATTTTACATTAACATACATCAATAACTGTCTAAAGCACTGGTCATCAAGTTGTTAATGATCAGGATTGTGATTTGCTAAATGAATATACAAAACAGCAATGCCATAGTAGCGGTGAGAGCAGTCATCCCGGACTTCCTTTGTCTATCCATCAGTGAGAGGGCATTTCCTGGATGATCATTGTTctctttcacagagattttccTCTTATCAATTTACTTTGATGTTACTGCTTCTTTCACACAAAGTTTAAAAGATTCCCTACTTTTTTAAAGATATATGAAAGTCAAACATAAGGATCTGCTCCTTGATCTTGCCAGCTACAGAGGTGAGACTGAGCTGTAGATTGTGCAGTTCTTCCGTCACTTTTTGTAACAATCATAAGTTAGGTGTAGAAGCCATGTCTCTTTGTATTTTCATTCTCTCTGTAGCAAATTTGATCTTAGTAATATTGACTGTTCCCCAATTTATGAACATAAGCAGGCTTTCTTGCATGAAGTGAGAGGGAACAGACTTTGCTTCAGCCCTCAGCAAATATATAACTACAGTaaactttgttctttatttcctttattcaGGATTCGGAATTTTTTGCTGCTGGTGTTGAATTTGAAAGCAGTCCAGTTTTCTCTAAAATCTGGAGAGACAACTTCAAACACTATTGTATTTTATCTCCAGACCGTTGCTGGAGAGTGACACCAGACACTGCCAAGTAGCAAGTGTCTGGCTTTCCATTACTGTGTCAACAATTGTGATCTGAAGTAACTACCtgaacagaaagaagaaaagtgaCTTTTAGCAGGACTGGAGTTTTTTTGGTGAATTATGCCATTTATTAACAAATAAGGGAGGTCACTTGGCACAGCAGAGGTGCTAAACTTGTCCTGCTTTCTTGGTTATGCTGCCAGATCTTACTGTGCCCAACTGCCAGGAGTCAAAGGAGTTTGTAATGTCATAAACCACTTCAATACCAGAAAACATCTTCTGTCTTAGAAAAGACATCCGGCATTGCTCAAGGAGACACCCAAATCCCTCAAACAAGTATGACCACTTACGGTGTCTGCAAAGTAGTCTGAATGTCCCAAAGTCTCCATGCAGCATTGAAAATTGCAAAGTTGGGCTTTGTGAGAAGCCTTCTGTTCTTCAGGGCCCTGGTACTTAGACTTACACTTGAACTAACTATTCTTAGTGAGCTTGTGCTCTTGTGAGCCTTGGAAAGGTGTGAGTTCTCATGCTTGTTGGGAGGGGCAGtttcctgctgtccccaaatGACAGGGAAACATCATATTGGTCTCACAACAAATACACTGTGGCCATGAGACATGGATCAAGATCTGGAGCATTAATCTGTATTTCCTTCCTTGTAGCAGTGTTTGCCTTTTCTTCTAGGTGTATATGAATGGGTTACTTTCCAGATGAAGCCTGGTGGGCCAGCATTGTGGGGTGAAGCATTTCGAGCTGCAATCAATGCTCACATCAACACAGGATATACCAAGCTGATTGGTGTTTTCCACACAGAATATGGATTACTTAACACAGGTACTCATCAATTTCTGATGCAGACTTCGGCATAGGAAGGGGCAGAGGCAGAGAGGCAAGCCACCGTCCTGGATCAGGACTGGCCAGGATTGCCGAAAATGTTGGTGTGGATCACTGAAGTCCCATAAACAGCACTTGAACCCAGCTTTGTGTATTGGGTTATAGACTTAAACCAATTGCCCCAGTCTTAAAAGACTCTCAGATCTGATATTAAACCATGCAATGGCTCAGTAAAAGATCATCCCACCACTGGCATGCCTGGAGAATTGTTTCTGATAACTGCAAGGCATGTAACAGATGAAGGCAGATTGCTAGGACTTAGAGTATGTGTTGTATTGCAGCATAGAAGTACTCAGCTGACTTTATTTATACTTTCTCAGTCCATGTGTTGTGGTGGAATGAGAGCCCAGATCACCGGGCAGCAGGAAGACACAGTGCCCATGAAGATGCCAGAGTTGTAGCAGCTGGTAAGACATGATGAATCTGGAGAACTCACTTGTGTTATCTGCATTCCTGCTGAGAAAAGTATTACTTTTCATTGGAATACCGTCTTAATTAaacatgtatttaattttagtGCGCGACAGTGTCAGATTCTTGGAGTCCCAGCAAAATGTGCTTCTGATTCCTCTGCAATGCTCACCACTGAAGTAATCTTCTTTTAAAGGATGTAATGGATGGCAGAAGAGACAAGCTGGAAGTGCTGTCAGCAAGTGACATGGACCCCCATACCCTCATGAGCTGAGCTGTTTTTCAGTTGACAAAAAATGGATGCAAAGTGCTGATCCACTAGCAGTATAAATCAGCATTCTGATACCAATTGTTAAATACAAGTTTATGGTGATGTTCCTACATCTCCAGGACAAAGAACTTGAGCCATATCATGACACAAACTATGCTTCAGCAACCTTCTGTTTTAATCCCTAAGCTCTTCATAATTTTTTGCATAGCTAGATCACTTACTGAACTTAGAAAGTTAAGTGCTCTTGTCCAACATTCCAGCCAGGGATGGTATCATTTTTATAACATACTTTGATGCCTCTTATAATTATCATGTCTTAGTTATTCCATACAGTTTTAAGAAGGAAAGCTCCCACATTTATGTTTTAATCAGACTTCTCACTGGCATGCTTTGTATTAATTCTGAGCAACATCAGTGTTGCTGGAATTGCACTTAAATGCAACAGTGGGGCTGATTAGGTAGTGTATCCTAATGAGTTCTGCCATTAGACTTTTTACATAATAACTTGTTATGGCTCATTtcagccttttccttttttgttcatTAAACACTGCCTTAAAACTGTCAGTTATCCACACAAGCTTTGGCTTgggtattttaatatttgtttaaggTGCTAAAGGTGATTAGGCCTTCTTGTCCAATTGTGCCATCAGAATCGATTTACATGTGCTGTCATTCTTTGTAATACTTTTTGTCAGACTGTTGAAAGCTAAATAAATGAGCATAAAGCATTAATTCTTATGGCTCAAGCTCTTACTCTTTTTAAACTATGAAATGATAAATCTCATTCTCCAAGTACAGTATTCGTTTTGCAGTATTCATTTTTGGCCAACAATAAATTGCTTTAGAACCAGTAAGGTAGAGTGAATAGCAGTAGGGCAGAGGGCTGAGAAGTCAAACTTCTATTTTGTATACAGTGGTACAGAGCACCCTCTTCTGCAATTTATAGGTATTGACTGTAAATTGCAGAGCACCTGGGGGGATTTTCTGCATGTTAATCATGGATCTGCAATGAGCAATTGAGTACTGAAGTGCCTTAGCACAGTTTGCCTAATGATTATTGCTTCTTTAAAGTACATAAAGATCTTACAGAAAGCACTAAAACAAATTCTGGCCATTCTGTTTGTGTCCAAGCGGGTGCATGGGAGGTGGCTGCTGTAGTTAAGGGAGCGTGCCAGGTCCCAGCTGCTATATCCATGTCTTCATACATTGCTCCCTCCAACAAAGCCATGTTTAGCATTCTCAGGGTGGAACAAACACTGCTTCAGAGACCCCTGTCTTACATTTTACAAATCAACTTTTTAAGAGCTGATGAACCAGTATATTGTTCAGAACATTGCCTTGTAACAGTTCTTTCaaaggaagatttttctttACTAACAAAAACATGGGCTGAAAAGTGGGGAaagttaaaaatacttttttgaaTGCAAGAATTGTTTCACtggcttttttttaattaaaactgttTTCTGTAACACCAGCACTGAGAGTAAAGAACATCAAGATGTCAGAGGTGTGCATAAAGCAAGTGAGGTGACAGCTGGACACTAGATCAGACCAGAAAACCCAGGAAATTCAGAGGCCTAGGCAATCATTAGCCACATGAAGTTCAAAGTGCCAGATTCTGTGCCAATTAATTAGGCAaagcatcaccagctgggcaagagaggGGATTGTCCtactctgctctgagctggggcagcctcacctcgagtgctgggggcaggttTGGGTGCCACTGATGCTTTTTgggactacctaaaaacagaggccagacaaaattaaaaggaataaaaagcagttatGTTTATTGAAGAGCCTTCAGATACATTTCAGGCAGATGAAATTCATCTGGTGGCTACCTCCCCCTGGCCTGCCACCAGGGGCTACACCCAAAAATGGGTGACAGGTCACAGGGCTTTCATACTTTTATAAGTTCGTCCATTTGCAGATTGGGGGTTAATCTTCCAATTACAGGtgatgaagtcatttaccccaaaTTTGCTCCCCCCCAActcatttttctttacatttcttAGGGGCTGAAAGAGTAAGGGgtctattgtaaatgcaggcaaacccaatggaaataaatgacaatgtctgactcaattcagaagccTGAATGATTTATTATAACTACACTAAAATACaataatatactatataaaaggaggatattgaaactacatactactttctttgactctaacacaactcgtgaccctctctgagagcccagccccaggtgggttggattggccatcaggctcaatcaaacctcaccagaatccaaccaagcaatcaccccaggtaaacaattctccaaacacactccacatgggaaaaacaaggagcagaaatagaaattgttttctccttcatttctctctgtgcacctctatgaaaaatcctgagagggagagaaatgtgcttgccacagggGTCCTTGATTCCCAGGCCTGGAAAGGTATTGTTTTGTCTGATGAAAATGACACTCTATATGGAGTTTATACATTAAAGAATTAGAGTattacaaatatatgaaaaattaaaaagctaaaATTCTAAGGCATcattacagtgaaaaaaatgtattaagcCATTAGAGGGGGTCAACAAAGATGATGAAGGACCCTGAGGGGAAGCTGAATGAGGAGCATCTGAGGTACctgggtttgttcagcctggaggagattGAAGGGAGTCCCCATTGCAGTTACAAATTCCTCCtaaggggaaaaggaggggcAGACAGTGATCTTGGCTCTCTGTcacccagtgacaggacctcaGAGAagggcctgaagttgtgtcaagGGAGGTTTAGCCGTAACAGGCTGTCCATGGAAGTGatcacagcaccagccctgacagagttcaagaaatGTTTGGACAGTGCTCTTAGGCATATGGTGTGATTCTTAGGGATGATgttgtgcagggccaggaatgGGACCTGATGATCCTTTAGGGGCTCTTCCAACTCAGTATATTCTGTGATGCTGagaaattttaatttgctttttatcTCAGGATGAGTTTTCCTGATGAGTGCAACTTCAGGAATTGTTTAGATACCGGAACTTGGTTGATGGTGATGCTGTCGGCACTAGCAGACAAGATTTCAGTATCAGTCTGTCCTTGAGCAGTCACACTGTTACTCTGCTTTCATTTGTAAACTGCTGTTCAAAGTCAACCAAGTGCATAGGGTGTTTTTAGCAAGGAGGAGCAGCTTGCATATCTTTAATAAAAATTCAGAGGCTGGTACTTAAGTCGGGATTTAAACATCTGGAGAAGCTCCTTATGCTTTGCAGTCGGATTTGACCAATCACTTGCTAGAGACCTTTTTATTTACTAACTTTAAGTTTAATGCAGCACTTACCTTTATATCTTGCATCTCCTCATTTACCTAAAAATAGTAAATCTACTCCATACTTGTTTTTAGAGCTACTGAAATCTCATGCATCAAAGttaacaacaaaataaaaccaggcaAAACTAAAAGCTTTCAGCAGTGCTCCTTGAAAtagcaaatgaaaaaattacACTTGTGAAGACCAATGGTGCTATaacaactttattttttacttaataCAAGGCAATTAGAGTGCCTTTTAATACTTCACATAACAGATATTagcaaatacaaatatatatactttttttttgcttttaatgaaaatgtCCATTTAAGGATTTAACTTAGAAATTTCAGTTGTGAAATCTCTCTAGATTTTTGCAAAGTTAACAGATATTCCAGTGCAAAAATAGATCCCATTACAGATAGCATAAAGTGCTTGGAACAAAGGACCAACTATAATTCAGGAAGTAAAGATAAGCACAACAGTGGTTGTTTAACCATGGGGAAAATACAACTCCTTACTGAAATACAAATGTACTACAAAGAGGGATGCAACATGTCAATAGTActgaagtttaaaataaattaacaccTCAGTGTAGTTTCATTATCAAAAGTGGTTCATATAATGTGTATGACTCTAGAGTGATTTCTCCTCAACACATACTTgagtaaataaaaattagtgGCTGTCTGAACATATTCCATAACCAGTCTTCATGCCAGTGTTGCATTATGCTGTCTGTTCAGTACAAACAATGCAGATCAGAGCTGTGAAGTATTTTGGTTAATATCCACATTTACTGCAATATTTTGTTCACAGATAGCAGATCCTGTAAGCATGACAGTCATGGGGCAATAGAAATCAAGAATCTTTTGGGTGGGCTAAGGAAAGTATATTACCACGTGACTGTTGTTTCCTGATACATGAATAATTTAACTGAGCAGTTACCAAGAGCAAACCACTGCCCTTTCAGGACCAAATCTGAATCCTCCTAGAACTCGTTCTAGCTCTTCATGCACTAATTTGGTGCAGTGCAAAACATTAGCCCTTCACTTTAGCAATGTAATGCTGATTTCTAACAGCGACTTTTAGCAGTGGCAAGCCTCCAGGACATGCTACTTGTTTAATTTAATGGACACTGCATACTTGGAGCCTGTTTTGGAGTAGTCACGGCTGTAGCTCTGCTGTTTCTGCACCTGGAAGTCTGGTGTACTCATCACCCTGTAACTCATCCCCATAGAGTGATGATGTCATAAAGGTAATAACAAAGCATGTTTTAAGTGAGGTATACCAATCCCCTTTACACTCCTTTTCTCAATCCCCTTAGCAATGAATtatacagataaaaaaaaaaaaaaaaagtatgaaaaagGCACTTCAGCAGAGCCTGTACTAAGCTCTTACTTTACCTGAAGGCAGGACACAGAGGGACAAGGAACTTGGTTTaactgtgttttttaaaaatgattaGTTGGTCAGTGTTACCAAGTATACTTGGAAATATGTAATTAATGTTCTTCAGGCTCATGCCAGCCTTTTTAGTATTTGCTGGGCTGCTATGGTGactcacagaagaaaataatccaTGATTGATTCATGGAGTAGCATCAAAACTAGTGCAGAACCTCTGTGGGTACTTAAGGCAGAGGCATGGCATACAGGAACAGCTCAGGAACTGCAGTTGTGTTCAAACCACATTACTGAACCAATTTTCAAATGTAAAAGCAACACAGGGGGGCCTAAAAGCGTACTCTCCCATGACCGTTGTACAATGTGAACAAGACTGTTGTTCTTACTAAATAATTTCCCCTCTAATATTAGTCTGGCTTCGTAAAACCTGCAAAAAATTGACTGATGAACTGTAGCACTATTATCTTGAactctcttgtttttcagagGGATTTTTTACTGAAACAGTTGTTTGTCACATGTATAATAAGGGTGTATACTCCAGTTAGGGATCACCTAATGACTGAAACTACACTGCACAACAGAAGCAGAAACTTACACATTAATGTTATACCAGTTTCCAAACAGGAAAATTTTAGGTGAACAACTTGCAGTTGTTTGCAGATAGCAGCTGATTGCTAGAATCTGGAACATGGTCAGATCATGAATGCAGCTATCCACCACATGGATAGAAAGAGAGCATAGCATTACAGGCATAATGTAAAGAAATATTGTGGCTACAAAGATCAACTGAAAGCATTTTCAATCCCTAATTATGCTACCTACCTATTTAAAGTCATAAATaatactgttaa
Above is a window of Lonchura striata isolate bLonStr1 chromosome Z, bLonStr1.mat, whole genome shotgun sequence DNA encoding:
- the NIPSNAP3A gene encoding protein NipSnap homolog 3A isoform X1 encodes the protein MTWFRRGLSGQCVVRLSTGPRQNNSIFYEIRTYDIKPAKMKEFLEMVNKYFHFRTAHSELVGFWYSELGAMNKVFHIWKYDNFAHRTAVRHALANDKDWQGKFISAALPLVEKQHNEVAYLVPWCQLGKPSKEGGVYEWVTFQMKPGGPALWGEAFRAAINAHINTGYTKLIGVFHTEYGLLNTVHVLWWNESPDHRAAGRHSAHEDARVVAAVRDSVRFLESQQNVLLIPLQCSPLK
- the NIPSNAP3A gene encoding protein NipSnap homolog 3A isoform X2, producing MLPPALLRRPLAAAARLAPPRPGPQILVRLSTGPRQNNSIFYEIRTYDIKPAKMKEFLEMVNKYFHFRTAHSELVGFWYSELGAMNKVFHIWKYDNFAHRTAVRHALANDKDWQGKFISAALPLVEKQHNEVAYLVPWCQLGKPSKEGGVYEWVTFQMKPGGPALWGEAFRAAINAHINTGYTKLIGVFHTEYGLLNTVHVLWWNESPDHRAAGRHSAHEDARVVAAVRDSVRFLESQQNVLLIPLQCSPLK